The Alphaproteobacteria bacterium HT1-32 DNA segment CATTCTGTATGCGTGGCTCGATCCGCGCATCCGTTACAGTTAAGGGGAGCCGTATAATGGTTGCCGTAAGTGAAGTACCGGCGAGCGCAAAGCTCGCCGGCGACGCCCGGAAAAAGTCGATTTTCTCATCGACAATCAAGATTTTCCGCAAACAGCCGATTGGTATGCTTGGGGGGATCATTGTCGTCCTGATGGTCTTCATGGGATTGTTTGCCGATATCCTGGCCCCGCATGACCCGACGGAAATTTTCTATCAGTACGATTTCCCGGCACCGTCGAGTGCGGAATTCTGGCTCGGGACAGACATGTTTGGCCGGGATCTGCTGTCCCGGATTATCTACGGCGCACGGACCGCGCTGTTCGTTGGCTTCACCGCCGCGTTCATCGGTGCATTCTCCGGTCTGATCCTGGGCGTCATGAGCGCCTATTTCGGCGGTATTTTCGACCTTCTGCTCCAGCGTGTAATGGATGTCTTCATGGCATTCCCGCTCATCATTCTGGCTCTGGCGGTTGTGTCGATTCTGGGTTCGGGTACACATAATGTGATTATCGCCATCACGATCCCGTTCATCCCTCAATGTGCCCGTGTCGTGCGCTCCAGTGCACTGGCACTCAGGGAAATCCCCTATGTCGATGCGGCAAGGGCCTGCGGGTTCAGTCATACGCGGATTATTGTCCGTCATATGGCTCCGAACGTGATGGCACCGTTCCTCATCATGCTGACCTCCTTTCTGGGGCAGGCAATCCTGCTGGAAGCATCGCTGTCCTATCTGGGGCTTGGTGTGCAGGAGCCGACACCGGCCTGGGGCCTGATGTTGCAGGGTGGCGCTGAAGAATTTGCGGAAAGCGCGCCCTGGGTTGCAATCTGGCCTGGCGTTGCGATCAGTCTCGCTGTCTTTGGCTTCAACCTGTTTGGTGATGCCTTGCGTGACACACTGGACCCGCGGTTGCGCTCTCAGTAAGCAAGCCGGATCAACAAAACAACGGCCGTCTCCTTTGGAGGCGGCCGTTTTGCGTTTCAGAACAAGTCTTTGGGTTGCACCCGACCGGTTATTACAGGCAGACTGCTGCAACTTAACCAACAGCAGGAAAATATGCATGGTTGATCTTGCAAGCCTGCCGGATGCGGAACGTATTCATCTCGAGAAAATTCCTTGTCCGGATCACGAGCCGACACCACTGGTGTCAGGCCCGCCCTTAAACGAACGACGCGTCGCCCTGATTACAACAGCGGCTCTTGTCCGCCGTGAAGACCCGCCCTTTACAGCAAAAGGGGAATATCGCGTTCTTCCGTCATCGACACCGTCCGGCGACATGGTCATGAGCCACTCCTCGGTCAATTTTGACCGGACCGGTTTTCAGCAGGATCTGAATACCGTTCACCCTGTTGACCGGCTGAACGAACTTGCCGAAGACGGGACGATTGGCTCCGTCGCCGACTTTCATTACTCCTTCATGGGCTCAACACCGGTCGACAAGGTTTTTACCGCTGCTCAGGGCATTGTTGATGCGCTGAAAGGTGACAAGGTCAACGCCGTCTGCCTCGCCCCTGTGTGACCAGCCTGTACTCGCGCCGTGAGCGTGATTGCACATGTGCTGGAAGCCGCCGGTATTGCGACGACAAGTATAAGCCTTATCCGCCCGCATTCTGAGAAGATGAATACGCCACGGGCACTCTGGACAACATTTGAACTGGGCCGGCCTTTCGGTTTGCCCAATGATCCTGACTTCCAGCGGGAGGTTCTGCTTGAATCTCTTCGATTGCTGGAGCGTGTTGACGGTCCGGTGCTCGTCGATTTCCCGAAAGATGCTCCCGTTGTCGAAGAAAATGATGAGGAAGCAGGGGACTGGGCCTGTCCGGTATCGTTTGAAGTGCCGGTAATTGACGACCGCAGCGAACTTGTGAAAGCCGTTGAAGTCGAAATCAGGAGTCTCGATCCCTGGTACCGGATGTCCCTTGATAACCGGGGACGCACCACCTTTGGTTTGTCGGGTCTCGAAATTGCAGACTGTATTGCTGTTCTGACAAGCCTAATCGAAACCGGCACTGCGCCAGTGGCAGGGCGGGGGCGAAACGGGGCTGAAACGCTGCGGTTTGCAATTGAAGATATCAAGACATGGTATCAGGAAGCTGCGACAGCCAAGCCCGGCTCTCCGGCTGCGAGAACCCTGATGAACTGGTTCTGGCGAGAGACTGCGGTAGCGCAGTTGATGGAGCAGGTTCGTCTGAAAACGGCAGAAAGCGATGATGCCGCAGTCAGGATGGCAGGTGAACGCCAGCTGGTACCGACGGCAGTTTCACACGCATAGAACGCTCTGCTGATTATCCTGCTCCCCCGGCCCACCAACAGATAGCCGGGGGAGCAGGAGATCATGAATGTGTGCCGTCATACAGCCGGTAAAGAGCGGCATGGTCGAGATCGCCGTCACCAAGATCCATCAGTTTGAGGTAAAGGTCCCGGACAAGTTCTGTGACGGGCAAGTCCCGGCCACAGGATTCAGCAAACTCCAGGGCCTGCCGAAGATCCTTTTCCTGTACTGTGCAGCGACCGCCGGGAACGAAATCACCTTCAGCCATGCGTTTTCCGTGGACGTCAAGAATCCGGCTTTCGGCAAACCCGCCACGAATCGCATCACGAACCCGACCGGGGTCAACCCCGGCTGCTTTCGCAAATCCCATGGCCTCGGATACAGCACCGATCGTCAGCCCGACAATAATCTGGTTTGCCGCCTTGGCGATCTGTCCGGCACCACTGTCGCCCACAAGGGTGATATGTGCTCCCATGGCCTGAAGAACGGGCAGGGCGGAAGCAAAACCATCAGCATCACCACCGGCCATGATGGTTAGCGATCCGGCCTCTGCGCCTTGCTGTCCGCCGGAAACCGGGGCATCCAGCACAATAACACCGTTTGCCGCACCGGATGTGGCAAATCGCCGCGCCGCAGTGACAGTGGTCGTCCCCATATCAATGAGTATTTTACCGCTACTCAGACCGGACAAGGCGCCATCCGGCCCTTCAATAACAGCTTCTGCCGCCGGCGTGTTGGTCACACAGACAATGACGATGTCTGCTGCTTCGGCAACAGCCCGGGGAGAACCGGGGGCTGTCATGCCTTCGGCTGTCAGTTCTTCGACGGCAGCCTGACTGCGATTATGGATGAAAAGCTCTGCTCCTGCCTTGTGCAGGTTACGGGCCATTCCCTTGCCCATCAGCCCGAGACCGATGAAGCCGACCTTGCGTCCCGCCAGGGAAGTATTCTCAGTCATGTGATGAGGCTATCGCATATTTGGCGCTGACGCCTTTTTCAATCGCAGCTGCGGTCAGCCTTTCGACATCAAGCTCGTGGCGCATCATTTCAAGCAGCCGGAGTTCCGACTGATCCACCTTGCGATCTGCTGCGGCAACTTCACAGGACAAGGCATAGGCCGTTTCACGCAAATTCTGGGGCAGGGCTGCCTTGATCAGACCAATCGCCGCATCCAGTCCGTCCTCCTGATCAAGCAGGGACAGGCAATCCTCTGCAACACGCGGCAAACGGGCCTTGTCAAAGTCTTTGAAGACCGGAAGGTACTGCACGACATGACCGATAAGGTTGAATTCAGACGCTCTGATTTTCTCATCTGCAGCCGATGTGATGACCATCGCGTAAATGAGCGCGCCTTGTACGTCGAGCATAGATTATCTCCTTGAATTATTTCACCCAACTCTAGTTTTAGCGAAAGCCTGATGCAAATCATCCGAATGCATGAAAGATAATCAAAAGGGGTGTGACGGTGATTACTTCTGAATCTGTAGTCTTTTTGCTATAGTGGCAAAATCGGGGAAGAGTGAAGAAGATGAATGTCTATTCCGGCTACGAGGCTTAGTCCGTCGATCGACAGCGATAACGCGACTTTTCTGCGCACCGTTCTGGATGCGGCAGATGTTGGTACCGTTATCTTTGACAGTAGCGGTACCATACTGCTCTGGAGCGCAGGACTTGAGCGGCTGACCGGTCGTTCGTCGTCGGCCATGCAGGGCAAACCACTTGCTGCAATACTCAGTGGCAAGGATTCTCCTCTGGTACAGGCGCTGAATGGCATTTTGTCTGATGGTCAGTCCAGGACGCTGCCGTCATCCGCCTTACGCCCCCTGCTTACCAGCGACGGGGTGTCCACACTCCATGGTTTGCTGCGATTAACGGAAGATACCGGGATGGGGCAGGCCTGCATGTTGCAGGTTGTCGATCTGGATGATGCACATCCTTCTGACGGAGACTGGGTGAGCACCATGATGGATGCTGTTCCTGATGGTGTCTGTCTGCTGGATGGTGAAGGACACTGGCTGTTTGCCAACCGGCGCTTTCGTGAATTGTTCAACCTGAGTGAAGAACAGTTATCCGGCCGCGGGATTGAGGAGATCATCAGATCATCCACATCAAACCGAAGTCTGCTCAGTGCCGCCTTTACCTACACGCGGTCTGTCTGGGCTGTGGGCAAGCAGTTTTCCCGCGAAGAGACACTGACACTCGACGCAGAAAATGAGCGTCTTTACCAGTTTGTGCAGATACCGCTGTTTCGCCGGCAGGGCGGCAGGAAAGGGCTGGTGACGATTATCCGGGATCTCACCGATTCCAGGGATACAGCCGCTCGTATAGACTTTCTTGCGCATCATGATGGCCTTACAAGGCTGCCAAACCGTGTTCTGTTCAGAGACCGGCTGAAAAGTGCCATTGCCCTTGCCCGGCGTACCGGAGATCAGATTGGTTTGCTGACGGTTGATCTGGCCAAATTTCGTGAGATCAATGAGACGCTCGGGCATCATGTCGGTGATGAACTGTTGCGCCAGGTTGGTGACAGGCTTTGTGAACGGGTTCGTGAATCCGACACTGTTGCGCGACTGAGTGCGGATGAATTCGGCGTTATTCTGACACAACTAAAGGCCGCTGACGGGGCCGCAACCGCGGCTGAAGGGCTGCTGAACACGATCGAACAGCCCTATATCATTGATGGTCAGGAAATCGTCCTGTCGAGTTGCATTGGCATGTCGATGTTTCCCGAAGATTCTTCCGATCCGGACGAACTTCTGAAACATGCAGATCTGGCGCTTTCCCGCGCAAAATCGGAAGGACCAAACCGGTTCAGCTTCTTTGTTGCTGGCATGAATGAGGAAGTCCAGGTCCGGAAAATGCTGGAAAATGACCTGCGCCGGGCGCTCGCTGACCGCCAGCTGGAGCTTTACTACCAGCCGCAGATCGATCTGAAATCAGGCCGGATCTGCGGGGTTGAATCACTGCTGCGCTGGCGCCACCCGCAACGCGGCATTCTGGCGCCGGGCCTGTTTATTCCGATTGCTGAAAGCAGCGGACTGATTATGCCGATTGGCGACTGGGTGCTGGATGAAGCTGCGATTCAGGCGAAGGCATGGGCCAGTGCGGGCATCTTTGACGGTACGATGGCCGTGAATCTGTCGCCTGCGCAGTTCAATAACAAAGATGTCATGCCGATCATTCTCGGGTCACTGGAGAGGTCGGGTGTCGATCCACGGATGATGCAGATTGAAATCGTTGAAAGCATGGCGATGACTGATATCGAAGCTACGATATCGGTTCTCGAAAAGCTGCGGGAGGTCGGCCTGACCATCTCTATTGATGATTTCGGAACGGGCTATTCCTCATTGAATTATCTGAAGAAAATGCCTGTCGACAAAATGAAGATTGACCGCTCATTCGTTGTCGATATTGGTGTTCATCAGGGTAATGAATCCATCATCAATGCCATTGTCGACCTTGGACACAGCCTCGACATGAAGGTGAATGTCGAAGGTGTCGAGACCGAGAGCCAGCTTGAATTTCTGCGTGCCGCGGGTGTCGATGAAGTGCAGGGATATCTTGTCGGACGGCCCATGCCGTCAGCAGAGATGACCGAACTACTGGCCGTTAACAAACGACGGTCAGACTGACGGACTTTTATTTTTCCGGTTCAGCAAAGAATTCACGAACAGCCGCCACGGTCTCTGCCAGCCCACCTTTGGAAACCTGAACACCTTCCGGAAATGCCCCTAACAGCCGACTGGGCGTCATCGGATCCAGCAGAACAAATATCCCCCGGTCATCCTGTCGTCTTGTCAGTCGCCCGAACGCCTGTTTCATCCGGAACCGGGTGATCATGTCATCGTAGTTTCGTTTTCCGAACAGCTCCCGGCGGGCGCGGTGCAGGATGTCCGGTCGCGGCCAGGGAACCCGGTCAAAGACAAGCAGGCGCAAGGACCGTCCCGGCACATCGACACCATCACGCACCGCATCCGTTCCCAGCAGGCAGGCATCATCATCCTCGCGGAACATGTCGATCAGTGTCGAGACATCAACCCCATCGGTATGCTGTGACAGCAGTGGAATGCCGGCAGATTGCAATGGCGACGCTATTCTCTTCTGAACATCCCTCAGTCGCGATATCGCGGTAAACAGGCCAATGCCACCACCACCAGAGGCCAGAAATAATTCCCGGTAAGCCGCAGCGACCTGATCCATACGGTCCTTGCGGACATCACTGACAATCAGCACCCGGGTATTGCGGACATAATCGAAAGGTGAATCGACCTGAACCCTGATCGGGGATGAGGCCAGCCAGGGCATCCCGGTACGCTGTTCGGCCGCGATCCAGTTACCATCGGCTTCTGCGCCGCCATCCCGCAAACTGGCTGACGTGATGAGAACCCCATGCGATGGCCGCAGAACGGTTGCTGCCAGCGGGGCAGTCGGGTCGATCCAGTGGCGACGCATCCCGACATCACTGTCCTGACCAAAAGCCCGATCAACCGCGAACCAGTCGACAAATTCTGCGGGTGGCAACTCGCCGACAGAATTGCACATGGCAGCCCAGGCGAGAATCTGATCGCGCCGCCGCTGAATACCACGGGAGACCGCTTCAACACGGTTCTTGGAGGCTGTATCCAGATCCGCTGCCTCATCATCTATCAGATCTGCCAGGGCGTTCAGCATCTTCCCCATGGGGCGGGCGAGGCGTGCCAGTGCTTCTGCGGCTTCTCTGGCAACCTCGACCAGGCCGTCGATCGGGCTTCCGGTCTCTGTTTCCAGCCCGTAGGGTGACTGACTGTCCGCCGTCCGTGCATAAACCTGATCCCGGACGCGATTGAGAAAGGTTTCGACAGGTCCGTTGGGCTGTCCGCGCTGCATCCGGTTTCGCCATCCGGGGCCGGGCAATGTCCGTGCTGCCTGCAACATCTCGTCCAGATGTTCCCAGAGATCCGTTTCTCCGGCAGGCAGGTCTTCGATCCGCCGGCGTAACCCCCGGGCCCGTGACCGCCCACGGTCTTCTGACCCCAGCAGCCAGCGACGCAGTTCTGCGGCCTCGCCGCCGGACAGATGGGCCGCAAAGGTGCTGTCTGCTGCATCGAACAGATGATGCCCTTCATCGAAGACATAGCGTGTCGGCATCTGACCATCCGCACCACCACCCATCGATGCCTGAATCATGACCAGAGCATGATTGGCCACCACGATCTCTGCACGGCGGGAACGCCGGACAGAGCGTTCGATAAAACATTTCCCGTAATGAGGACAGGCGGCGTAAACGCATTCTCCACGGCTGTCTGTGAGGTCGAGGGTTCGCCCGCGCCCCAGCAGATCAGCCAGCCATGTGGGGAAATCACTGCCAAAGACAGCACCATCCCGGGTTGCCAGTGTCCACCGTGCCATCAGGCCGAGGGCAACGCCGGAGTCCGGGTTGGCTGGCAATCCCTGAACTGCTTCCTCAAGATTGAGCAGGCAAAGATAGTTCTCCCGACCTTTGCGGATGACAACCTTGCGGGCCTTTTCTGCCGGGTCCGGGAACAGGCGATCCAGTTCCCCGTCGATCTGGCGTTGCAGGTTCTTCGTGTAGGTACTGATCCACACCGCGGCTTCATTCTTTTCTGCCCAGACTGACGCCGGAGCGATATAGCCCAGCGTTTTGCCGACACCGGTTCCGGCTTCAGCCAGAACAACATTCGGGCAATCAACCTGATCGCGTGGCTGAAACGCCGCAGACACCGCAGAGGTATAATCGGCCTGCTGCGGCCGGTCCTCTGCGCCACGCCCGATCAGCTCGGTCAGGCGATTACGTGCTTCTGCTGAGGTTACAGGCTTGCTGCCCGGCTGCCCTTCGGGGGCGTGGTCTGACCAGTCGGGCAGGGCGGTCCAGACACGTAATCCGGCTGCGACATTGGCAGAATGAGGTTCTGCGGCCGTTTCTCCAAGTGCGCGCAAGGCCGTGTGCCCCCAGTTCCAGCCACTGCGGGTCATGGCCCAGGCAATCCTGCGGGCACGTTCTGCCTCGCCACCGGATGCCAGGCTCAGTTCATCCAGACAATGAGCGACAGCCAGCAGCAGGGTTTCGGCTTCGTCTTCGAGCGACTTTGGTAGGGGGTGATCCATGAACCGGGCGAGACCGGCGGCGGTCGGCACCACAAATTTCGCCGGAAAGGCAAAACAGAACAGCTCCAGAATATCAAAACAGGGGAAGGGTTTGCCGCCGAGGCGGGTAATCGTCGAGCGGGCATGACATATCAGCGGAGGCGCTTTTTCAGCCAGCTTCAGCAGTTTAGTGGCAGGCAACCGCTCAAGCTCCCCGTCCGCTGACAACCACAGGCCATCACCATGAGAGGCAATCAGCACCGGGTGGCGGGCTGTG contains these protein-coding regions:
- a CDS encoding ABC transporter permease subunit; this encodes MVAVSEVPASAKLAGDARKKSIFSSTIKIFRKQPIGMLGGIIVVLMVFMGLFADILAPHDPTEIFYQYDFPAPSSAEFWLGTDMFGRDLLSRIIYGARTALFVGFTAAFIGAFSGLILGVMSAYFGGIFDLLLQRVMDVFMAFPLIILALAVVSILGSGTHNVIIAITIPFIPQCARVVRSSALALREIPYVDAARACGFSHTRIIVRHMAPNVMAPFLIMLTSFLGQAILLEASLSYLGLGVQEPTPAWGLMLQGGAEEFAESAPWVAIWPGVAISLAVFGFNLFGDALRDTLDPRLRSQ
- a CDS encoding selenoprotein B glycine/betaine/sarcosine/D-proline reductase, with translation MVDLASLPDAERIHLEKIPCPDHEPTPLVSGPPLNERRVALITTAALVRREDPPFTAKGEYRVLPSSTPSGDMVMSHSSVNFDRTGFQQDLNTVHPVDRLNELAEDGTIGSVADFHYSFMGSTPVDKVFTAAQGIVDALKGDKVNAVCLAPV
- a CDS encoding NAD-binding protein, whose amino-acid sequence is MTENTSLAGRKVGFIGLGLMGKGMARNLHKAGAELFIHNRSQAAVEELTAEGMTAPGSPRAVAEAADIVIVCVTNTPAAEAVIEGPDGALSGLSSGKILIDMGTTTVTAARRFATSGAANGVIVLDAPVSGGQQGAEAGSLTIMAGGDADGFASALPVLQAMGAHITLVGDSGAGQIAKAANQIIVGLTIGAVSEAMGFAKAAGVDPGRVRDAIRGGFAESRILDVHGKRMAEGDFVPGGRCTVQEKDLRQALEFAESCGRDLPVTELVRDLYLKLMDLGDGDLDHAALYRLYDGTHS
- a CDS encoding EAL domain-containing protein, which produces MSIPATRLSPSIDSDNATFLRTVLDAADVGTVIFDSSGTILLWSAGLERLTGRSSSAMQGKPLAAILSGKDSPLVQALNGILSDGQSRTLPSSALRPLLTSDGVSTLHGLLRLTEDTGMGQACMLQVVDLDDAHPSDGDWVSTMMDAVPDGVCLLDGEGHWLFANRRFRELFNLSEEQLSGRGIEEIIRSSTSNRSLLSAAFTYTRSVWAVGKQFSREETLTLDAENERLYQFVQIPLFRRQGGRKGLVTIIRDLTDSRDTAARIDFLAHHDGLTRLPNRVLFRDRLKSAIALARRTGDQIGLLTVDLAKFREINETLGHHVGDELLRQVGDRLCERVRESDTVARLSADEFGVILTQLKAADGAATAAEGLLNTIEQPYIIDGQEIVLSSCIGMSMFPEDSSDPDELLKHADLALSRAKSEGPNRFSFFVAGMNEEVQVRKMLENDLRRALADRQLELYYQPQIDLKSGRICGVESLLRWRHPQRGILAPGLFIPIAESSGLIMPIGDWVLDEAAIQAKAWASAGIFDGTMAVNLSPAQFNNKDVMPIILGSLERSGVDPRMMQIEIVESMAMTDIEATISVLEKLREVGLTISIDDFGTGYSSLNYLKKMPVDKMKIDRSFVVDIGVHQGNESIINAIVDLGHSLDMKVNVEGVETESQLEFLRAAGVDEVQGYLVGRPMPSAEMTELLAVNKRRSD
- a CDS encoding ATP-dependent DNA helicase, whose product is MSRPATDPVPASTARHPVLIASHGDGLWLSADGELERLPATKLLKLAEKAPPLICHARSTITRLGGKPFPCFDILELFCFAFPAKFVVPTAAGLARFMDHPLPKSLEDEAETLLLAVAHCLDELSLASGGEAERARRIAWAMTRSGWNWGHTALRALGETAAEPHSANVAAGLRVWTALPDWSDHAPEGQPGSKPVTSAEARNRLTELIGRGAEDRPQQADYTSAVSAAFQPRDQVDCPNVVLAEAGTGVGKTLGYIAPASVWAEKNEAAVWISTYTKNLQRQIDGELDRLFPDPAEKARKVVIRKGRENYLCLLNLEEAVQGLPANPDSGVALGLMARWTLATRDGAVFGSDFPTWLADLLGRGRTLDLTDSRGECVYAACPHYGKCFIERSVRRSRRAEIVVANHALVMIQASMGGGADGQMPTRYVFDEGHHLFDAADSTFAAHLSGGEAAELRRWLLGSEDRGRSRARGLRRRIEDLPAGETDLWEHLDEMLQAARTLPGPGWRNRMQRGQPNGPVETFLNRVRDQVYARTADSQSPYGLETETGSPIDGLVEVAREAAEALARLARPMGKMLNALADLIDDEAADLDTASKNRVEAVSRGIQRRRDQILAWAAMCNSVGELPPAEFVDWFAVDRAFGQDSDVGMRRHWIDPTAPLAATVLRPSHGVLITSASLRDGGAEADGNWIAAEQRTGMPWLASSPIRVQVDSPFDYVRNTRVLIVSDVRKDRMDQVAAAYRELFLASGGGGIGLFTAISRLRDVQKRIASPLQSAGIPLLSQHTDGVDVSTLIDMFREDDDACLLGTDAVRDGVDVPGRSLRLLVFDRVPWPRPDILHRARRELFGKRNYDDMITRFRMKQAFGRLTRRQDDRGIFVLLDPMTPSRLLGAFPEGVQVSKGGLAETVAAVREFFAEPEK